From the Argentina anserina chromosome 3, drPotAnse1.1, whole genome shotgun sequence genome, the window agttgtgaattttgttttaaatcgaatttgagttgtttgcaatcgttacgaaacggaaacggaagcgTTCcaagaacgtttaataagaaaacgttacgtttccgaacgaatttatcgacttttattccgtcgctcggtttcaaaaacttccttcacgaaagttgtagagctcgtcgatacgagttcgtggatatgtgacgcgttcgaatcggacgtcggaggtaaaagttattaacgtcggaagttagtttccgatttggaaactagtataaatagatgattatggaattagggtttccataatcagaaacccttctctctctcttcatttcCGCCGCtctcaactctctctctccccgatttctTCTCTCCTCCTTCTCCGAAAATCCTCCTCTCCGATTCGCCGTCCCTGGGCCTCCGTGTCGTGCACCGCCACTTCCTACGGCATCACGAGGCCCTCCGCACCAGACCCTGAGCTCGCGCCGCCTTGTGTCGCCGCCGAGAGTCTTCCCTCCCTCTCCAAGCCTTCTGCATCTCGTCGCAACCATCGTCTCCAAGCCGTCGCGTTCCTCGTGATCGGTCCCTGGAGCACCGTGTAACCTCTGCATCAACCCTCAGGCGCACCGCAGCTCGAGTCGACGTCGCCGGCTTCCCACGCATCATCGACGACAAATCAAGCTTCTATCGTTCGAATTAggtaaaaaaaactattgtatttgaattgTTGTTGTGTTTGATTGGATGTGATGGGATTGATTTGGGAGTTTGGATCGATTGGagggtggtggaggagaatcGGTGGTGAAGGGTGAGCACCGCTGCCTTAGGCAGCGCGTGTGAGAGAGTGGGTTAGTGTAGGGGCGGTCATGGCCGTGGGGAGGGCAGAGGGGGAGAAAAGAGGGAATTTTGggccggcggtggcgtcacacgcgCCGTGGGTGGCTTCGgcgagtgagccccacgcgccgcctgccggcgggtggcgcgtgtgccccacgcgccgccacgtgcggcggtgtgaaaatattttccgataggggtattttggtaatttactgtgtatggtaaatgtaaatgtaaattttatttacgtatggtaaatgtaattaagtttttacctacggtaaatgtaattataaattactttcagtaaatgtaaaaagtaatttgtaaaagggtaatttagtaaattttatttactgaattgtaattacatttaaatcgtacgtatacgtacaaaaatacgtattattatttatacgtacaaaaatacgtatttaatatttatacgtacagaaatacgtatataatatttatacgtacagaaatacgtattgatatttatacgtacagaaatacgtattaatatttatacgtacaaaaatacgtattattatttatacgtacaaaaatacgtatttaatatttatacgtacagaaatacgtattaatatttatacgtacagaaatacgtattaatatttatacgtacagaaatacgtattaatatttatacgtacagaaatacgtattaattgagtattgtacagtaaccgtgaatagtgaacagcgaacagtaacttcgtataaaccaaaattgctgaacaataaccgtatattactgttttggcatttaaaggtttacgaaacgattctaaatgctggtttttatctttttaaggtgatcgctaaatcgaggaaatggattattatcggaaattgaggattacgctcaagtcaataaggtgagtaaaatctcactgatttacgaatctaccctcgcggtgattcaacatttttgcaagtgtgtttattaaatgaattacaacatgtatataatttagtgagctacatatatacagtataatggtaataagtacatatatatatatagttcattaaattacttactgttattaattcattgaaaatagtcatttcggtgacagaaaaattgtgcatgtgtatgtgatttcaatggtacgatatgatgtgagattatcgtacgtaatttttcaggtgtttatgaaatatgacatgtataggatatagtggactatgtatatgcggtataaatggtaaataaatacgaatatatatagtttgctatataatatactgttatgatttttattatggatatattgtgaaagttttaaaacgtacaatatgatgagtgattattgtacatgattttatcacggaaaatgtgaaatattgtgatttgtcttcggacgtgatgtgtggtacaatatgatgtgagattattgtacatgtgaggcaagtcggaacctagcctttggccgggcgaaagttacgatacagttagagctctagtctgtctgccatagtactgcatgaggtaacgggtggttatctgatcatgggtactcagcttgtttggatgttgggtggcgggtggttacccaacatcagcggtatactaagtgaggggtaacggatgtgtaccagcgctcattagttaccattttgtgaaagtattagagtaaccagatgggttgctcgttttcgcatgattttcattatgctgtgttgatgtggagttgtgtcttttatgagacgagagttattttaatattttactcatacgagctgtaaagcttaccgggtttgtgttgcaatcccggtgcaccaattacaatggtgtaggggatacttccgcaggtgctgagtagtggtgattgagtgacgactccgaagactcgaagtcgatcgcatccagtcgtggtgaggttccagcgtggattgtgtgtgtgatttggtgtgattttatttgtgaggttgtgaggattatacaattccatttgttatatgttgaattatcatttgggtttgtaataatcggcttgactgagttatattttaaactcatatgtgatccgctgttacgctttaatgatttcgatttatttgagattatttggtgtttaacgattttaagattttgagttttgaagctcgaaattttagggtcgttacacccatatatatatatatatatatatatatatagtacctatccagagtgaagcttcactttaaaattacatagtgaagttccaattttgacacacttttcggtcaaatgttttcactataagcgattcaatatttatgtatgttattcaagatcatctatacaaagtttcatgtatatatatatatatatataataagatGGGTACAATGCCTTACCTAGATAATAGAATATTACAACAGACATTTGTTCACTACTGTGTGTTAAACAGTAGTCAGTAGCGGTTGTACATCCCATGAATCTGTATTACCATCCGTAAAATGATAGGCTGATGTAGAAACTACATCCCAACTAGCCACGGTTGTTAGTTCATGAGTTGGAACTTCTCCATTATCTGCCATATTTTGTTGAACATGATCCAAATCTTTAGTTGATAATTGGATTCGTTCCAATTCCACTGCTACTTCTTTCATAGTAGGACGTTTCTTTCCTTTCATGCTTAAGCATTTCCGTGCAAGGTTTGCAACTGCTAAAATCACCTCTTTCTCACCATCGTTGATAACTTGATCATCGAGAATATGAAACAGAACATTCTGCTCCATGGAATGAAGGAAATGAGCTGCTAGGCTTCTGCCTTCCTGCGAGCTCGTTGTAGAAACTGGTTTTTGTCCGGTCAAGAGCTCAGCAAGTACTACACCAAAACTATACACATCACTCTTGTCTGTAAATTGGCTAGACTGGAAGTACTCTGGATCCAAATATCCAAATGTTCCATGTACTAGTGTGGTAAGGTGTGTATGGTCAATGGAAACGGATCTTGAAGTCCCAAAGTCTGCAACTTTTGCTCTATCCTTGTCATCTAGGAGAATGTTCGCAGCCTTTATGTCTCGATGGTAAATAGGACAAGAAGCTGATGAGTGCAAGTAGGATAGAGCTCCTGCAACTTCAACGGAAATTCGTAAGCGTGTTTCCCATGTAAGAGGAAACTCTTGATCTTGGTGATGAATATAGTGAGAAAGTGTTCCATTTGGTAGGTATTCATAGACCAAGAGAGGAATTTCAGTCTCTAGACAACAACCCAATAGTTGGACAACATGTCTGTGGTTAATCTGTGAAAGAATCACAATTTCATTAATGAAGTCTCCAATCTCGCTTCCAGTAACGACCTTGGACTTCTTTACGGCAACGATTCTTCCGTCTGTTAACATTCCTTTGTAAACAGTTCCTTGGCCTCCCTCTCCAAGAACTCGGTTTGCATTGAAATGATCTGTGGCTTTCTCTAGCTCTTTTGAGCTGAACAACTTAATTTTTTCTACATTAACCTCACCAGAAGATAATTGTTGTTCCAATAATAAACCGCCATTTTGTTTATAGAGTTTCTGCTTGCGCTTATTGGTTTTCCTCTTCTTTATGGCTTTGTAAAACCACCATGTAGCGATAACTAGAAACAAGGTTCCTGGAATGCCGGCGGCAACTGaataattcaagaaaaataaaattgtgaaatttccATGGAAACAGATGGTGTGCTTATTACTAGGGTTAAAATTAGAAACAGATCGGAATAGTAACCAAAGAGGTAGATTCAGGGTAGCAGTGTATAGTAATATATGCATGTACATACGTACCTATATAAATAAGAACGAGAGGTGCTTTGCTAGTGCTCTCTCGAATGCAATACTGTTGGCTAAGGTTGAAGTATCTTCTGTATCCTTCATGACACTCACAGGAGTAACTTCCTAGATTATTTACGCACGTTCCATTGGGGCATAGTGCTGTGCTTGAAACCTCGCACTCGTTAATATCTGAAAGGAAAGCATAGTCACCATGCACATACCAAAAAATCTGGTTAAAACCCCATTCTGGCAGGATCAACATATCCAAGCAAAATGTACACCGTATGCAAACTCTACAACACATATGACAAACATAAATCACacatttatattaaaaaaaaaaatcacacatTTAATCAACACACTGCTTGTATATAGTTCTAAGAAGCAAATTCATCACCTTTGCAACCGAGGTAGGGGTTCCCTTCGTAGCCAGCCAAGCACTGGCACAAGTAACCTACAGACACATTGACAGGTTTGTAATGCAAAAATTCTCTTTGCTGTGCGACACACCTGCTATTTCCTTTGCACGGATAATTCTGCTCTGCTTGAGCCATTCCACATATGTCTGGGGGGTTTGGCTGCTC encodes:
- the LOC126786157 gene encoding wall-associated receptor kinase-like 1 encodes the protein MAFVIQSTRTRQLCSLVAGIMIVLWAVPTTATAAPEAPPALTGCTEMCGEIPIPFPFGISDGCFFKSEFRITCDESTTPPSANLTNTTISITNFFVNEGQLRIMQAVAQDCYDDKGASKSNKPSTLELPVQYTISDRNEFYAVGCNSIARYQGFRILGPDKEESSQNTVTVCETTLGKEPPSRCTLFGCARNSIPDGLHNITVTLKALGSLGSQRRENDSWNIEYPCSYAFIAEQNNFKFSADRSFQQLETTRQMLPVIVNWMIEFWVPHNPSNSSTDEQPNPPDICGMAQAEQNYPCKGNSRCVAQQREFLHYKPVNVSVGYLCQCLAGYEGNPYLGCKDINECEVSSTALCPNGTCVNNLGSYSCECHEGYRRYFNLSQQYCIRESTSKAPLVLIYIVAAGIPGTLFLVIATWWFYKAIKKRKTNKRKQKLYKQNGGLLLEQQLSSGEVNVEKIKLFSSKELEKATDHFNANRVLGEGGQGTVYKGMLTDGRIVAVKKSKVVTGSEIGDFINEIVILSQINHRHVVQLLGCCLETEIPLLVYEYLPNGTLSHYIHHQDQEFPLTWETRLRISVEVAGALSYLHSSASCPIYHRDIKAANILLDDKDRAKVADFGTSRSVSIDHTHLTTLVHGTFGYLDPEYFQSSQFTDKSDVYSFGVVLAELLTGQKPVSTTSSQEGRSLAAHFLHSMEQNVLFHILDDQVINDGEKEVILAVANLARKCLSMKGKKRPTMKEVAVELERIQLSTKDLDHVQQNMADNGEVPTHELTTVASWDVVSTSAYHFTDGNTDSWDVQPLLTTV